TCTTCCGGCAGCAACCGCACCGGCGGTATGGACACTTCGGAACTCATGCCGTTTCCCGCTCCCTCTTGGACAGATTGTAGACCAACGCCGCGGACGCGGGCAAACCCTCTTCCGCATCCGGGAATGCCCCACGGAACATACGCACAACAGACAGGACAATCAGTCCCGTGCGCTGTTGGATGACCAATGGGTGAATGGGTGGCGGCTTAGGCTGGAATTCAGATAACGCGGATCGGCCGAAACCTCCGCGCCCAGCCAAGGTGGACGCTCGAACGGGGCGTCCTCGCGCGGCAATTCGATTTCCGCCACGACAAGACCTGCATTCACTCCGGCAAATTCGTCAATTTCCCACGTGTAACCACCGTACGGAAGCCGGTAGCGGGTCTTCTCGACAGGATATCCGTCGCAAAGACCCGCCAGCAATTCCTTCGCATCATCGAGGGGAATGGGGTACTCGAATTCGTCGCGCTGGATGATGAGCGTTGACTTCTTGATATTGATGTTGGCCGACACGCCCATAATGCGGACGCGCACGGCCACGGGCGGTCCCACGCACAGGTATCCCTGCACGCAAACGATTCCCGCGTCCGCCTCGTTTCGCCACGACTCATCCCGCACCAGGAATTTTCGTTCGATTTCGATACCCATCCCGTCAACCCTTTTACA
This genomic window from Candidatus Hydrogenedentota bacterium contains:
- a CDS encoding CYTH domain-containing protein, whose protein sequence is MGIEIERKFLVRDESWRNEADAGIVCVQGYLCVGPPVAVRVRIMGVSANINIKKSTLIIQRDEFEYPIPLDDAKELLAGLCDGYPVEKTRYRLPYGGYTWEIDEFAGVNAGLVVAEIELPREDAPFERPPWLGAEVSADPRYLNSSLSRHPFTHWSSNSARD